The genomic DNA CCTCCTTGGCGAGTGCAAAggcctcgtccgtcttgcCCTGACCGCTGAAGATGAGAGCTTTCATGGCCATGGTGTCGCCATGTTTGGGGACCTTCTTGAGGATAAGGTCCGCGGTCTTGAGGCCGCGCTTATACTGCTTGTCTTCATAGCTTCGGATGACGGTCCGGAACTGCGCCGCTTccttgggcggcagcggctgcggcatcgtggcggcgggacgggacgggtcGATGAAATACGATACGCTGAGCGTTGGGGGATGGACGCGGGCCGGGGTAGGTCTCGACGGATGAGGTCGGCCGGGAGATCTCGAGCTGGTTGGCAGGCTGCTGATGTGGGTGCGAATGCGTGCTCGGTCAAATGTGCGATGGCGTCGTGGTGCGGGCCAAGGACGAGCGAAGCCGGAATTGAAGATTGTGGGCAGGTGGAGGGCAGGCGTGATGGGAGCCGAATTGGCTCAACGCAAGTTCTTCGAGAGAGCCCAATAAAAGGGATTGTGCCTCATGCACTCGAGCGGCTGGTCCCACGAAGCTGCACGAGAAACCAAGAGACACGGTCGTTGAGCAGGTAGGCAGTCGAAGCTGGCGTGCGCCTGGAACCGGCGGATCCTCGGAGTTGGGTTCTCCCAGTCTATAGTACCTATGTACTACAGTAACCTTTGGGCTAAGGCCCGTACAAAGTAAATTGTAGTACGCTGAACAGACAGTGGACTTCCTTCCGCGTACCTGCCGACCGTCCCTGCGGGGCCCCCGCTGGGCGAGCCGCGAAGTGATCAACGCGCCCCCGAATGCTTCTTgacgtacctaggtaggtaccacagtaggtactaaggtgcCTAGTTCAGGTAGTTACTTCAATGCCAGGAGGTACCAAGGTGAGTATGGCAATTGGGGGCGATTCTCATAATGTGGCCTCacacgacaacgacggcgggcgggcgtgcatCGTCACCTCCGAACGCATGCGGCTGCGCCTGTCTGCGCGcccgttggcgatggcgcgccGTCTGTCACACAGAGGTCGACGCGAGTGGCATGATAGTTACATAGCTCGTGTAGTTGGGTATGGTATGGTTGCTAGTGTACAAACGGCAGACATGTCTATAAGCCAACAAAACATCCGCTTCATAAATCCTCTTGATGCCTCCCGCGGCTCCCCGAGGCTTCTCTTACCGCCCCAGGGGCTCTGTAACTCGTACAAACCTGCGCTCCCGTCGCCCTTCCTCATCACCGGCCTGGCGGGGGCTTGCTGGAGCGATGCCTGTCGCTCCATCGCGCAACGGCATCCTCCCAGCGCTCCAGAGGCGCGGAGCAGCGCTGCTGGACCACATCCCACGTGCGACTTCGGACAATGCTTTCCACGCCTCGCTCCTGACGCACAATCATGGCCAGGGTCTCAGTCCGAGGCTCCCGGGGAAAGAACCTCCCGGAGTATGGGTCCAACCGCTCATCCACGACCCGGTCCCGCTCCCGCTGGTTTTCCACctcccgcagcgccgcaTCGGGGTCATCTGGATCCGGGCTCGtggccacgatgccgcaATAGTTGAGCACCTCAGCTCGGGCTTGCCACGACGGGAACAGCACGTGCTCCTTGAAGGCCTGACACGCCTGCGCATCTACATCGCGAGATGCGGACGGCGGGGCACGCTGAGACGTCGATCGCGGATCGAATCCCGTCCGGGAAGGCGTTACGAGGGCGTTGAGGTGCTGCGCGATGGAGTCGTCGACAGATGATCTCGAGAGCCGCAGGAAGTCTGGCGCAGCCAGTTGTCAGTGCCGAGCTCTGTGTCTGCACACCGGCGGAGAGATGCACAACGCAGACTTACCGCGTAGGGTTCCCGTAGAAAAGCAGAACTGTGGCGACAGAGTCGGCGGATGCGGGAGctgcgtcatcgtcggcggccgggacgGAGTCGGCaggcgcgcgccgtccggggcagctgcggccgccTTGGATTTCCAGAGTAGTTGGGCCAGCGCGGAGGAATGCAGAAAACTGTAGCTGAGACGAGATGGATGGTACCGAGATGAAGACGAGTCCTGCAGCTGTGAATCGAGCGCCGCCAAGTCCGAGTTGACCGCGTACCGTCAAAAAGCGCGGTGAATCATGGCGACGTCAGAACTTGCAAGAGTACTGGAACTGGAATCACTGGAccatcgccctcgggcgGCTGAATgcagccaggccgccgcgctggagctCACCACCTCAGTCACAGGTCACCACTCACCGACCACCTGTGTAAGGGGTCGGGCAGCGAACaggtactaacctactaAGTAACTTAGTTAGTGCCtacctacgaagtaggtaggtactgaAAGCGTCTCTAGGTGGAGATGGACGGCCGGAGGAACATAGATGCGTCGCATACCTAAAGTACCTACCTGAAAGGACCTCAACAGTAGAGGTACAGTGGTGCACGTAGTGAGGTACCTCTAAGCCAGgagccagggcagggccgaGAACAGGGAACAGGGATGGAGCATTTCATGGTGCACGAGGAGCCAACAAGCACCCGACAGCGGCGGGGTGGTCGCATGTGTTGTGTGCGTACCCGTGTGTCTTGTCTGCCCTGATGCCGCCAagtctgtccgtctgtcctGAATGTCTGGGTCTGCGCCCGCTGGACCGCCCGCCACCTGTGCTCgtcaccacctccacctGCAACCACGTCCAACAGGCGTGCCAGACTGCTATTCGCACGTGGCGGTCCAAGTGCTGCCCAGTCTGCGACTAGCAGTACATCTTCCCGTACGACACTTCTAGAAGCGTAGGTGTTTCAGCATTTACGCCCATAGCTAGCTTCCAAGCCCCGTTTGAACCTACCGATCTGATGCATCTCCTCCGGGTCGAGCGAAGATAGAGCTCCCATACCTCCCCATGCGGCGGGAAATCGGTTGTCACCTTGTGGATAGGTAGGCAGGAGTACCCACCAGAACTGACAGATGTGTGTGGACTTGTCACAAGTCTATATGACAGGGCCAAGTTAGCAAATGCATATTCCGCAAGCTATTGAAACCAGTGTGTGATACATGccccgtcgatgccgtcgtcgttgaaggccgctgcagcagctctgGCGTCGGCTTCCGAGGTAGTGATCGTCTGCCAGAGCACATCACCGTCTTGAAGCACTGGCATCGCATATACCGCCACGGGCAAAAAAGAAAGCAAAAAGGTCTTCACGATTTGCTGTCGCGGATGGTTCTTCgttctttcttcttctcgacaGAGTCTTGGTAGGTGTTGTGAAATTGCCTTGGCTCCCACGGAACAACTTGCCGTGAACCATGGGGAGGGCGTCTTTATATAggcgcgccgacgatgcaTTGGACGTTACTGGCAAAAGAGATGCAGACGTA from Purpureocillium takamizusanense chromosome 4, complete sequence includes the following:
- a CDS encoding uncharacterized protein (TransMembrane:1 (i48-67o)); translation: MHRRRAYIKTPSPWFTASCSVGAKAISQHLPRLCREEERTKNHPRQQIVKTFLLSFLPVAVYAMPVLQDGDVLWQTITTSEADARAAAAAFNDDGIDGACITHWFQ
- a CDS encoding uncharacterized protein (TransMembrane:1 (i48-67o)), which encodes MHRRRAYIKTPSPWFTASCSVGAKAISQHLPRLCREEERTKNHPRQQIVKTFLLSFLPVAVYAMPVLQDGDVLWQTITTSEADARAAAAAFNDDGIDGTCDKSTHICQFWWVLLPTYPQGDNRFPAAWGGMGALSSLDPEEMHQIEVSYGKMYC
- a CDS encoding uncharacterized protein (COG:D~EggNog:ENOG503P2I7); amino-acid sequence: MTQLPHPPTLSPQFCFSTGTLRDFLRLSRSSVDDSIAQHLNALVTPSRTGFDPRSTSQRAPPSASRDVDAQACQAFKEHVLFPSWQARAEVLNYCGIVATSPDPDDPDAALREVENQRERDRVVDERLDPYSGRFFPREPRTETLAMIVRQERGVESIVRSRTWDVVQQRCSAPLERWEDAVARWSDRHRSSKPPPGR